In Triplophysa rosa linkage group LG7, Trosa_1v2, whole genome shotgun sequence, the following proteins share a genomic window:
- the LOC130556370 gene encoding claudin-18-like: MSATLCQVMGFVVGLLGVAGIIACTGMDMWSTEDLSDNPVTAINTYAGLWRSCVRQSSGFTECRPYFTILGLPGLFQAVRALMIVGIVLGVIATMIGIFALKCLKIGNMEDNVKATMTLTTGIMFALSGICAIAGVSIFANLIVTNFMMTTWSSSASGPGGFGNSGFIGSPLTPRYTFGSALFVGWVGGGLLVVGGVLMCVACRSMMPEKQRYETAAYKAATYRSEGKSKNYNDSYRAQSTVAAPNQKYDYV, encoded by the exons ATGTCTGCAACCTTGTGTCAGGTGATGGGGTTTGTGGTCGGTCTGCTGGGGGTGGCAGGGATTATTGCATGCACGGGAATGGATATGTGGAGTACTGAAGACTTGTCCGACAATCCTGTAACAGCCATCAATACTTACGCTGGTCTGTGGAGGTCTTGTGTGCGACAAAGCTCAGGATTCACTGAATGCCGACCATATTTCACCATCCTAGGCCTGCCAG GTCTTTTTCAAGCCGTGAGGGCACTTATGATTGTGGGAATTGTTCTTGGAGTCATTGCCACTATGATTGGCATTTTTGCCCTAAAATGTCTGAAAATAGGTAATATGGAGGACAATGTAAAGGCAACTATGACACTGACTACAGGGATTATGTTTGCTCTGTCTg GAATCTGTGCTATAGCCGGAGTGTCTAtctttgcaaatctcattgttaCTAACTTTATGATGACTACATGGAGCTCAAGTGCAAGTGGACCTGGAGGTTTCGGTAATTCTGGATTTATAGGATCACCTCTGACTCCAAG ataCACTTTTGGCTCTGCCTTGTTTGTAGGTTGGGTGGGCGGAGGTCTCTTGGTCGTGGGTGGGGTTTTGATGTGTGTTGCTTGTCGCTCCATGATGCCTGAGAAACAGCG ATACGAGACTGCAGCTTATAAAGCAGCAACCTACAGGTCAGAGGGAAAATCCAAAAACTACAACGACTCCTACAGAGCTCAGAGTACAGTAGCAGCCCCCAACCAAAAATATGATTATGTGTGA